GCCTGTTCGTCCACTTACCGACGACAAACATGAAAATGCCAAGTGCGGCTAAGAGAAAGAACATCACATAACTCAGAGCACCTGCACTTACCCCTAGGCTACTACCCCACACGGTGGACATCAGCCCTGGCAGCCCGAACACCAGTGACCCTGGGAAAAAGATGGCCGCTGCCGCCCCTACTACCACCCACATCTTGCCTTGCCCTGCCAATTTCTGCGTTGCCTGCGTTGTTTTAGTCAAGTAACATCCCCCTTAATCTTCTCCCTCCTCACTTCGCCACCGAGGAGCGATAACCTCTTTGCACAGGTATGTCCAAAAAAGCAATAAAGGAGGCTGCTATGCGTACATTCAATATCAAAACAAAGCGCACGTTTTCTGCTCTTCGCCAGTATGGGTGGTTATTCACGCTGACCGTGGCTTTTGGCGGCCTATGGTACCCCCGACTTGGCCTCTTGGTTTTCGGTGTAATATTTTCGTTAGCGGTTATGTCGCTGTTTAAGGGCCGCTACTGGTGCGGCAACTACTGTGCCCACGGCAGTCTTTTTGACCATATTTTGCTGCCACTCAGTCGAAATCGTAAGATACCTAATGCGCTTAAATCAGTGTACGTACAAGCGGCCGTCATGACTTGGTTTATGTACAACCTAGGCTCGCGTTTTGTGCGCGTGGCCGGTCTCTGGGGCGAGCTACACTTTTGGGATCGCCTAGGGTTTGTTTTTGTCATGAGCTACCTCATGGTGACCATTGTGGGCGGCACGCTGGGCCTTTTATTTGCGCCACGCAGTTGGTGTCAGTTCTGCCCCATGGGCACCATGCAAGTGCTCATGTACAAACTTGGCAAGATTTTGGGCTGGACTAAGAGGAACGACCGCAAAATTACGCTCGAAGCCGCGGTCAAGTGCCACAAGTGCGCTAAGTGTGGACGCGTCTGCCCCATGCAGCTCATGCCGCACACAGCCTTTTCGGCAGAGGGACAGTTTAACGACGAAAACTGCATCCGCTGCCTGACATGTGTAGAGAACTGCCCTGCGAAAGCGCTCACGCTCTCTACGACAGATGAAGCACGCCTTGTGGTGGGACAGAGCAACACTACGGGCTACAAAGGACGTCTGAAAATCACGGCGACGATTACACGCATCGAACAATTGTCTAAGGATGTGCGCGAGTTTACCTTCTCTTTCGTAGAGCCGCCCACTGTCGCCTACCTGCCTGGCCAGTACTTCGTAGTCAAAGTAGAGGATAGGCCTGAGGTCTATCGCGCCTACTCTGCCGCCAGCGGAGAAAACAACCAGAGTGTGCGCCTCAGCATTAAGTACATGCCTGGCGGGTACGGCACGAGCAAAATATTTGACGAATTTAAGGTGGGTCAATCGCACCAACTCGAGGGTCCTATGGGGAATGCGTTACTCGTTGACCTTACGGCGAAGAAATTCCTCTTAGTGGCCGGCGGTATCGGCATTACACCCTTCATCCCCATAGTCGATCAACTCTTGGCAGCAAACAAGCAGGTCACACTTATTTACGGCGTGAACACCCCTGACGAGTTCATCTACGATGAGATTCTAGCCAGCGCGGCACAGAAATCGGGCAACTTGCGCTACCTGAAGGTTGTGGCTTCTCCTACTCCCAATTACACCGAACGCAAAGGTCTAGTCACCGATCTACTGGCCGAGCTAGACTTAACTGATCACAGGATCTACATGTGCGGCTCAAAAGGCATGGTCACAGCGACTACGAAAGCTCTTATGACTCGCGGCATAAAGGAAGAGCACATTTCCGCGGAAAGCGCCTAATACTTTGACCGACAAAACCACCAAATCCCCCTGGCCTTTAGCCAGGGGGATTTATCATAAACTTAGCCCAGCCCGGCAATCGGTCGCCCATCCCTACGGGAAAAAGGCAGCCCTAGCAAGTTGGCCATGGTGGGTGCGATATCCACCATCTCTAAAGCGCCTAAATCGCCACGCCTTAACACGCCATTGCCCGCAGCTATAAAGAGACAAGTATAGTCCGGTTTGTGTGGCGAGTACCCATGGGTGGCATACTGCTTGCCGGGCGCAGTAATGTAGTGCACAGTTGGTTCGGCGATGGCTTCGTCGAAGTAGTAACCTTGGCGCGCTTCTATCACTGCCGCAATACCATGTGCCCCACACAGGTCGGGAAAAGCTGCCGGACCGTGCACTGCCTCTATACCATACTTGTCTTCGCCCGCAGCTTCTAAGAGTATCGCCATAGCTTTTTCATGCGCTGCCAAGTCACCCTCACGCACATAGAGGTAGGCACTGCCACCCGAACATTGCACATAGGCGCGCCATTCGCTCTTCCCGCCATCAAGATTAATTAGGCCCTGCTCACGCAGCAAATTGTTGGGTCGCACTCGGTAGTCGACATTTAGTTGGCCGTGGTCGCCAATGACCAAGAAAGCGGTCTCCGCAAAAGTACCGGCCGCCTTTGTCGCCCCGATAATGGCGGCCAAGCGGCTATCCATGCGCTCTAAGGCCTGCCTGGCTTCAAGGCTGTCTGTTCCGAAGTAGTGCTTTTTGTCGTCAAGATCGATTAAGTGTATGAGCATCAGGTCCGGCCGCTTAGTCCTTAGGGTATGCACAGCGCTTGCGGTGACAAAGTTGTCGAGCGCAGGCTGACTTGCCCCCGAGCGCAAACGTCCAAAACGTAGCTCTAGCTCAAGGCAAAACAAGGGGCTCCCATGGCGCATTACTTTGAGCGCTTGGTTTTCTCCTGGTAGTGCCGCAATTTCTGGCAAATTGTAATTGATGTTAGCACCGCCCGTGACCGGCCACAGTAGCGCTGCAGTACGTAAGCCATGCACAGAGGCTACCTCGTAGATGGTCTGTGCCCTTATAACGCGGCTATACCAATACCAGGCCTTTTCTTTCTCTGGCACTAAAGGCTGCAGGGGATTGTTGTGCAAAATACCGTGTGTCGCGGGGTGCACCCCTGTGACCATGGTCGTGTGTACCGCATAAGTAAGCGTAGGAAAGACACTGCGCAGCTCTCGGCTAAAAGCACCTTGTTCCAGCAGGGCACGAAAAGTGGGGAGGCTATTCACTTGCTCCCAGTTGTCGACTGACAGAGCATCTACAGATATGACGACTAAGCGTTTAGACATATGCCCTCCTCTACATAGCTACTTTTACGGCAGCTGTACCTCTCTCCGACCACCAGAAAAGGATGGCCCCCACAGTAAACTGAAACATGACGCTCAGCACCCCAAAGCGTGGGTTGCCCGTAGCCTGAGTAAGCATGGCGAACATCGCGGGACCAAGAATTGCGGAGAATCGAGCGAAAATATCGTACATACCAAAAAACTCATTAGAGCGATTCTTAGGGATCATTTTGCCAAAATGCGAGCGAGAGATGGCCTGGATGCCTCCCTGTGCGGTGGCCACGAGCAGGGCGATGCCCCAAAAATCCGCCGCTGTCGTCATGCGAAAACCGAGGATGCTGATGACCATGTAGATGCCGATACCTGCTAAAATCATAGTCGCACTGCCGAGTTTTTCGGCTAGACGCCCAAAGATAATAGCGCAGGGAAAGGCTACTATTTGAATGACTACTAACGCAGCTAGCATGGTCTCCGTGCCGATGCCCACGCTCGCGCCGTAAATAGTGGCCATGCGGATAATCGTACCGACGCCGTCAATATAGAAGAAGTACGCCGCAAGGAACAAGAACACCCGCCGATGCTCCTTGGCGTTACTTAGGGTGGCCTTTATACGGCGAAAGCTGGCAGCGATGGGGTCAGCCACTGGTTCAAGAAAATGCACTTGCTTGACGTTGCGTAAGAGTGGCAGAGAAAACACTGCCCACCAGAGAGCCGTAATTATAAAAGAAATCTGGGTAGCTAAGAGGCGTGGCACACCTATGCGCTCGCCAAACATAATCAAGGCAATAGAGCCAACAAAGGGAATCGTGCTGCCCCCAATGTAACCTAGGGCAAAACCGTAGCTCGAGACCTTATCCATACGCTCAGAAGTAGTGACATCCACGAGAGACGCATCATAGAAGATGGAAGCACCGGCGAACCCAATGGCAGTGACAATCGAAATGCCTAAAACAATTTGCCACTGCGTGGACAAAGCGAGAGCAGCAGTCGAGAGCACCCCAATGGCCAAGAATACTTTGAAAAGACGCATCTTCATGCCCTTGTAGTCCCCGAGAGCCCCGAGTAAAGGCGCCATCATTGCAATAATCAGAGAGGCGGCTGCGGTAGCATATCCCCAGTAGACACTTGACGTAGTAGAAGAAATCCCAGCGGCGCCAGTCAGCGAAGTAAAAAACAGCGGCAAAATCGCGGCCGTCACCACCGCTGAGTATACGGAATTGGCCCAGTCATACATCATCCAACTGCGTTCTTCGAGCGAGAAACCCTTGAGCAAAACTCGCACCCTCTTTCGCGTTCAGCTTAACTACAGCTTACACGATAAGCGATAACACAGTAGTTTGACAAGTGTTAATTGGACGAAGCGCTAGGGACGGTTCTCCGCGCTTCACTTCACTAGAACTACTGTCTGGCGCAAGCACTGCCTTCGCCCCCACCGCACTTTTACTACTAGAAACCGAGATTATCGAAGGCTGCTAAAGGCACCACTGCTTCATCTGTGTCCAGATAAGAAAGCGATACGCGGTCGCCCACCGCAGTCACCGCAATTTCTGCGCTAAGCGAGGCCGTAGCGGTAAATATGCGCTCCGAACCTGTGACCCGCAGGAAGAACACCGTTTGTCCGTCGGAAGTTGCAGAGCCAATCCGCGACACCACGCCCTCATGGGTCTGTAGCGCGGCTATGCCAGTCGGTACGATGCCGCCAATGCCCTGCCCTAGGTACTGCTTGTAGGCCATCACTGCTTGCAACATGGTCGGTTCCACGATGGTGCGCCCAGTACGGGCGTTGACGATACCTACTGCCTTTAAGATATTTGTTTCTGACAAGACAGGCACTACGTAGGACTCCGCGCCGTAGAGGTTGTAGAGCAGAGGCTGCGCCCCCCTCCACCCCACGAAGTCTGCCACTGCTGCATTGACCGAGGCTACCGCTGCGGCCTCATTAAATATGCCCACGGCATCTTTGTAGTAAACAATTTCACCTGTGCGACCATCCATCATGGTGTAACCCATGAGCGAGTCGTCTTCACCCGGTGAAGTATGCCCGGTAAACCAGTAAAACCGCCCGTCTGGGCCCACCACACCAAAGACATCTACCTCGCCCTCCCACGCGGTCGGCAGATGCACATCGCGCTGACCAATGACAGAGTTCCAGTAACCATGTACAAATCGGCCAAACCAAGAATTGTGCGCTTCGGCAACTTGTTCGGGGATTACTTGGTCAACCCAAGTGGGCACCTCAGCCAGAGCATACTCACGCATTTCTCCCGTGGCGGGGTCAACAATTACTACGCCTGTCACCACTGTGCCCGTCTTACCAACTGTAGGACGCCCAATGCTCATGACCCACCTAGGATTGCGTTCGTCGTCCAACTCAAAACTAGGGCCAAGTAGCAGCACGTCTCCATACTGCCCATAGACGTGACGGAAGAGGTCGCTGGCAAAGAAGGCCCCACGGGTGTACTTTAGTGGTGCGGGCACAAACTCGGCTGGCGCACCCGCATCCTCAGCGTCTACCATGACAAAGCCCGGCGCCTCGCGAAAGCTCCACCAGCGCATCAGGCCGCGAAAGTCTAGCGGCGCGACCCAGTAGAGCTCCCCATCTACCATCTGTATATTTAAGTGCCCTATTTCAAAGCCTGCGCCCATGCCGCCTAGGATTTTGTCCGCGCGCCATCTGGCGTTCTCAATAGGCACCAGCCTGATATGCTCAAGGTGCATGACGGGCAAGGGCTCTGTGGCTAGCCTGACCACCGGTGTGTCTCTAAGCTCGGTAGCGTGAAACGGCACCACCAGTACATTGAGATAGAATGACACTCCTAGGGTACCAACAAAGAGCAGCGACAGTAGCCAGCCAACCCTCTTTGCTGGCTTCTTTTTCCCCGTCCATACTTCAAGCATGGTGGCAGTAATATTGAGGGCCAGTGGCAGTAGCACCACAGTGTAGCCCACGTTCGGCACAAGGGCGGGCAAAGTTAAGTACACCCACAACAGACAAAGCGGCGCACCAACAACTAAGCGCCAGACCTGCCCATGCAGGTAGCGCTTCATATTACCAAGCAACAAGTCAAACCGCAGATTAATCAGGCCAAGCAGCATGATTAGGAACACATTAAACACGCTAATCCCCCCTTGTATGGTTACAAACCTACTACGCAGCGTTCTGCCCATAGTTTCAGCTCCACAATTCTTGCAGGACTAAGTTATTCGCGTGGCGAAATACTCTGATTTAGAAGTCACCACCAAGTACAGGTAAGGGGGAGCTACTTTGTCTAAACAACTGACACGAGCCGAGATACGGGAGCAGGAAACCTGGAACTTAAACGACATTTTTTCTTCTGTAGAGGAGTGGGAGGCCGAAATGGCCGCTTTGCCGCCCCTCATTTCTGCTGTCACACAGTACAAAGGCCTCCTAGATAGAGGCGCACTGACACTTCTCGACTGTCTTCTGGCTCACGAGGCCTTGCAGAAACGTGCTACCAAAGTCTTTGCTTACGCCTCTCTAAGTATTTCTAGCGACGGCACCAACCCCTCGTTCCAGGTGATGGCCAGTAAAGCCGGAGCCGCCATGGCACATCTTCAGGCGCAAACCTCTTTCGTGCTCTCTGAAGCCCT
This sequence is a window from Bacillota bacterium. Protein-coding genes within it:
- a CDS encoding 4Fe-4S binding protein yields the protein MRTFNIKTKRTFSALRQYGWLFTLTVAFGGLWYPRLGLLVFGVIFSLAVMSLFKGRYWCGNYCAHGSLFDHILLPLSRNRKIPNALKSVYVQAAVMTWFMYNLGSRFVRVAGLWGELHFWDRLGFVFVMSYLMVTIVGGTLGLLFAPRSWCQFCPMGTMQVLMYKLGKILGWTKRNDRKITLEAAVKCHKCAKCGRVCPMQLMPHTAFSAEGQFNDENCIRCLTCVENCPAKALTLSTTDEARLVVGQSNTTGYKGRLKITATITRIEQLSKDVREFTFSFVEPPTVAYLPGQYFVVKVEDRPEVYRAYSAASGENNQSVRLSIKYMPGGYGTSKIFDEFKVGQSHQLEGPMGNALLVDLTAKKFLLVAGGIGITPFIPIVDQLLAANKQVTLIYGVNTPDEFIYDEILASAAQKSGNLRYLKVVASPTPNYTERKGLVTDLLAELDLTDHRIYMCGSKGMVTATTKALMTRGIKEEHISAESA
- a CDS encoding alkaline phosphatase family protein; this translates as MSKRLVVISVDALSVDNWEQVNSLPTFRALLEQGAFSRELRSVFPTLTYAVHTTMVTGVHPATHGILHNNPLQPLVPEKEKAWYWYSRVIRAQTIYEVASVHGLRTAALLWPVTGGANINYNLPEIAALPGENQALKVMRHGSPLFCLELELRFGRLRSGASQPALDNFVTASAVHTLRTKRPDLMLIHLIDLDDKKHYFGTDSLEARQALERMDSRLAAIIGATKAAGTFAETAFLVIGDHGQLNVDYRVRPNNLLREQGLINLDGGKSEWRAYVQCSGGSAYLYVREGDLAAHEKAMAILLEAAGEDKYGIEAVHGPAAFPDLCGAHGIAAVIEARQGYYFDEAIAEPTVHYITAPGKQYATHGYSPHKPDYTCLFIAAGNGVLRRGDLGALEMVDIAPTMANLLGLPFSRRDGRPIAGLG
- a CDS encoding MFS transporter, with product MMYDWANSVYSAVVTAAILPLFFTSLTGAAGISSTTSSVYWGYATAAASLIIAMMAPLLGALGDYKGMKMRLFKVFLAIGVLSTAALALSTQWQIVLGISIVTAIGFAGASIFYDASLVDVTTSERMDKVSSYGFALGYIGGSTIPFVGSIALIMFGERIGVPRLLATQISFIITALWWAVFSLPLLRNVKQVHFLEPVADPIAASFRRIKATLSNAKEHRRVFLFLAAYFFYIDGVGTIIRMATIYGASVGIGTETMLAALVVIQIVAFPCAIIFGRLAEKLGSATMILAGIGIYMVISILGFRMTTAADFWGIALLVATAQGGIQAISRSHFGKMIPKNRSNEFFGMYDIFARFSAILGPAMFAMLTQATGNPRFGVLSVMFQFTVGAILFWWSERGTAAVKVAM